The sequence below is a genomic window from Salinispira pacifica.
TAACGATATTTCTTTTATTGACGTAATCGGCACCTCCAAGGGTAAAGGTACCCAGGGTGTTGTGAAACGTTGGGGTTTCGGTGGCGGTAGAGCCACCCACGGTTCAAAGTTCCACCGGGAAAACGGTGCTACCGGTATGGCTGCATGGCCTTCAAAGGTTATCAAAGGACTGAAAATGTCCGGCCGTATGGGTAATGAACGGGTTACCGTACAGAATCTGAAAATTGTAAAAGTTGACGCAGAGAAACAGGTTGTGCTCGTTAAGGGTGCAGTTCCTGGCCGGAAGAACGGTACGCTGATTCTTCAGAAGGCAAAGAAAAAAGGTTAGGAAACGGTTATGGATAAGAAGGTCCTTTCAGTACAGGGAAAAGAAGTCAAAGATATCTCCCTGAATGACTCGGTGTTTAACCGGGAAGTGAGTGAAGGTGCTGTCTATCATGCCATCAGAAATGAGCTTGCCAACCTTCGCCAGGGTACCGCTTCTACCAAGACCAGAAGTGAAGTCCGGGGATCACACCGGAAACTCTGGAAGCAGAAGGGAACCGGCCGGGCCCGTATGGGTACCCGTCAGAGCCCCGTGTGGGTCGGCGGTGGCGCAGCATTCGGTCCCCGTCCCCGGGATTACAGCTATAAGATGCCCCGGAAGCTGAAGCGGCTTGCTTTTAAATCAATTCTGAGCATGAAGAATCAGAATGACAGCCTCATTGTTGTTGAAGATTTTGATGTGGAAAACGGAAAGACCAAAAATCTTGCCGGTATCCTCAGTAATCTTGGAAACGCAGAACGGACAGTCCTCATTGTGAAAGATGAAGACAAGATGATTAAGCGCGCGGGGAAAAATATCCCCTGGCTTACCACCCTCAGCTATAACAAGCTTCGGGCTCATGATCTGTTCTACGGAAAAAAAGTTGTTGTGCTGGAAAGCGCGGCCCTGAAGCTGAATGATTTTTACAGCGATGAGCCGGCGAAAGCAGCCGCAAAATAAGGGGAGATAGATGAGAGCCGATGAAGTAATTCTTGAGCCCCTGCTGACGGAAAAGAGCAACGGTCTGCGTGAGCAGAACAAGTACAGTTTCGTTGTCAGCCCCCGGGCGAACAAGATTGAAGTTATGAAGGCAGTTGAGGCCCTTTTTGATGTGAAGCCCCAGGGCTGTAACATCGTGAGTGTAAAGGGTAAGCCCCGGCGGGTTCGCTTTGCCGTTGGTAAAACTGCGAGTTGGAAAAAGGCGGTTGTGACTCTGAAAGCCGGAGACACAATATCCATTTTTGAAGGTGCCTAAAACGTAGGAAGATATTATGGGAACTAAGAACTATAACCCGACAACCCCTGGACTTCGCGGCACCACCGGACTGACCTATGAGGAAATCACCAAGGGTCGACCCGAGAAAGGTCTTACCAAAGGTAAGAACGGCAAAGCCGGTCGGAACTCCGCTGGACGGATCTCCATACGCCGAAGAGGCGGTGGTCACAAGCGGAAGTACCGAGTTATCGACTTTGCCCGGGATAAGCACGGTGTGCCCGGTGTTGTTGCCGCAATAGAGTACGACCCCAACCGCAGTGCAAATATCGCACTGGTTCAGTATCGGGACGGAGACAAGAGGTACATTCTTGCTCCCCGGGGTGTAAGTGTTGGTCATGAGATTTTGAGCGGTGAAGGTGCCGCGCCCAAAGTGGGTAACGCACTTCCTCTGGAAAATATTCCGGTGGGTACCACTGTTCATAATGTTGAACTGGAGCTTGGCCGCGGCGGTCAGCTGGTTCGTGCTGCTGGAGCTTCCGCAATCATCGTTGCAAAGGACAAGGATTACGTTACCGTAAAACTTCCTTCAGGCGAAATGCGGATGGTGTTTAAGAAGTGCTTTGCGACCGTAGGAACTGTGGGCAATATTGACCACATGAATGTAAGTCTGGGTAAAGCCGGACGTTCAAGATGGCTCGGTCGCCGTCCCAAGGTTCGCGGTGTTGTTATGAACCCCGTAGATCACCCCCATGGTGGTGGTGAAGGCCGGACCTCCGGTGGACGTCATCCTGTTTCTCCCTGGGGTATGCCAACCAAAGGGTATAAAACACGGAAGAAACGTAAGACTTCTAGCCGGTTTATTGTGAAGAGACGCAAGTAGGAGATTCGACGTGTCAAGATCAATTAAAAAGGGTCCTTTTGTCGCAAAGAGCCTCTATAAAAAAGTGAATGAGATGGCGAAAGGTGAGGGCGGAAAGAAGATGATTAAGACATTTTCCCGTTCATCAACCATCATCCCTGACATGGTCGGGATGACCATCTCTGTGTATAACGGAAAGACCTGGGTTCCGGTTTATGTGACCGAAAACCTTGTCGGTCATAAGCTCGGTGAGTTTGCGCCCACCAGACTGTTTCGGGGTCATGCCGGATCAGATGCGAAAGCTGGTAAGCGCTAGGAAGAGGAAGAAAAATAATGGCAGAGAAACGTGGATATAAAGCACACGCCCGTTATGTTCTGATCTCCCCAACAAAGGTGCGCCGGGTAGCAGACAATGTACGCCGGAAGAGCTATCCCGAAGCTATCGCCATTCTGGAAAACCTGCCCCACAAGGGTGCGAAGATTCTGCAGAAGGTTATTCAGAGTGCGGCGGCAAATGCACTGTATCAGAACAAGCAGCTTGATGAAGACATGCTTTTCATCAGTGAGTTGATGGTAAATGAAGGTCCCCGGATGAAGCGCTTGTGGAGACGGGGTCGCGGTCGGGCTGATGTTCTCTTGAAGAGAATGAGTCATGTGACTGCGGTAGTGGATGAAGTAAATAAGGCGGGAGTGTAACGTGGGACAGAAAGTAAATCCGATCGGTCTGCGTCTTGGTATTAACAAAACCTGGAGTTCCAAATGGTATGTGGATCCCAGGGATTATGCGGATACTCTTCATGAGGATCTGAAACTCAGGAAAGCTCTGAAAGAGCTGCCTGAAACCAGGAACGCCGACATTGCTGAAGTGGAGATTGTACGTCATCCCCAGAGGATCACGCTGGTAATTCATACCTCCCGGCCCGGTGTAATCATCGGAACCAAGGGTGCCACCATTGAAAAAATCGGTGCATCTTTGCAGAAGATTACCGGGAAAAAGATCCAGCTGAAAATTAAAGAGATTAAAAAGCCTGAGACGGACGCTCAGATCATTGCATTGGATGTGGCGAGAAAGCTGAAGGGTCGTTCATCCTTCCGCCGCACACTGAAAATGACTGCTGCACAGGCCATGAAGGGCGGAGCACAGGGTGTGAAAATCCTGATTTCCGGCCGGCTTGGCGGTGCCGAAATGAGCCGTAACGAGGTGATCAAGCAGGGAAGAATTCCTCTGCATACCCTCCGGGCGAATATCAACTATGGTTTCGCGGAAGCCCACACAACCTTCGGTATCATCGGGGTGAAGGTGTGGATCTTCAAAGGTGAAGTACTGAAGCGCGAGGCGAAAGAAGATGCCGGTGCTCTGGTTCGTAAGAAAAGAGAGCCCCGGGAAGGGAGAAAGTAATGCTGAGTCCGAAAAGACTGAAATATCGTAAACAGCAGCGTAACGTGAAAAACTCCCTTCTGGGAAAAGCCCAGCGGGGAAACACCATTGCTTTCGGTGAATACGCTCTTGTTGCCCTGGGCAACAAATGGGTGACCAATCGTCAGATTGAAGCTGCACGTATTGCCATGACCCGTCATATCAAGCGTGGCGGTAAAGTATGGATACGGCTGTTTCCCGATGTTCCCTATACCCGGAAGCCCGCAGAAACCCGAATGGGTAGCGGTAAGGGAAGTCCTGACGCATGGGTGGCTGTTGTGAAACCCGGCACGGTAATGTTTGAAATCGCCGGTGTAAGTAAAGAGTTGGCTTCAGAAGCTATGAGACGCGCTGCGTCCAAGCTTCCGATTAAGTGCAAGTTTGTGGTTCGGGAAGATCTGGAGTAGAAGTATGAAAAATTCATTTAAAGATCTGACCTTTGATGAACTGGTGCAGAAGCGGGAAGAGCTGAAGACCAAAATTATGGATGTTCGTTTCAAGTCTGTGGTTGGTCATGTGGATAATCCTCTGGAGAAAAGAAATCTCCGACGCCAGATTTCCCGGCTGAACAGTCTTATCTACAACCACCCCGATGTTACCGGTGACGAGTAGATCAGGGAAGTTGAGGAGAAAAGCTGTGGAAAATACAAAGGTTAAGAGAAACCGTCGTTCCTACACCGGTGTGGTGGTAAGCGACAAAATGGACAAGACTGTGGTTATTCGGGTGACAACCAAAAGAACCCACAATCTGTATAAGAAATATGTGACTTGGTCCAAGAAGCTGAAGGTTCATGATGAGGCTAACGATGCGAACACGGGAGATACCATCCGTGTTGAAGAGTGCCGACCCATCAGCAAGAACAAGACCTGGCGCATGGTTGAAATTGTAGAACGGGCTCGCTAGGCCATACTGCGAAGGTTGTAAAGGGTAAACGTATGATTCAGATGCAAACATATTTAACAGTCGCAGATAACAGTGGTGCCAAGCGGGTACAGTGTATCAAGGTGCTTGGCGGCAGCAAAAGAAAAACTGCTGGTATTGGCGACATCGTTGTAGTAAGCGTAAAAGACGCCCTCCCCAATGCGCCCCTGAAAAAGGGAAAGGTTGAAAAGGCGGTAATTGTACGAACCAAGTCATCCTACCGACGGCAGGATGGAACATATATCCGGTTCGATGAGAATGCCTGCGTGATTATCGACGCAAACCACAATCCCAAGGGTAAGCGCATTTTCGGGCCTGTTGCCCGGGAGCTTCGTGATAGAGACTTCATGAAGATTGTGTCTCTTGCACCGGAAGTATTGTAAGGATACGGGAGAACGCAATGAACACGTATACAACAAAGATTAAGAAGAATGACCAGGTAATGGTTGTTGCGGGAAGAGAAAAGGGCAAGACCGGCCGTGTACTCCGGATCGATCTGAAGAACGGAAGAATCCTGATCGAAGGCGTGAACATGGTGAAAAAGGCTGTTCGCAAGAAAAGCCAGAACGACCGCGGAGGCATCATGGAGGTGGAAGCACCTCTGCATATCTCCAATGTTCAGCTGGTGGGAAAGAACGGTAAGCCCGCGCGGGCCGGCTTTAAGCTCGACGGCGATAAGAAGGTTCGCGTTAACGCGAAAACAGGAGAGGCTCTGTAATGGCAAGTGCTGTACCTACATTAAAAGCTCTCTACACCGATAAGGTGCGAAAAGAGCTTCAGGATGAGTTTGGATACAAAAGCTCCATGCAGCTTCCCCGTATTGAAAAAGTTATTGTCAGCATGGGTGTCGGCGATGCTATCTCCAACAAAAAACTGTTGGACGTAGCGGTAAACGAGTTGACCCAGATTGCCGGACAGCGGGCCGTAAAGACCCGGGCCAAGAAGTCAATCTCTAACTTTAAGCTTCGGGAAGGCATGGAAGTGGGTGCGAAGGTCACGCTCCGTGGAAACAGAATGTATGAATTCATGGATCGTCTGATCAATATCGCCCTCCCCCGGGTAAAAGACTTTCGGGGTGTGAATCCGAATGCGTTTGACGGTCATGGAAACTATTCGCTGGGTGTAACCGAACAGATCATATTTCCGGAAATTGTATATGACCGGATTGAACGGATCAGCGGGTTGAACATCGCGATTGTTACGACTGCCAAGACCGATGTCGAGGCGAAAAGCCTGCTTGGCAAGCTCGGAATGCCGTTCAGGAAATAGGGGGAGACATGGCGAAGAAATCAATGATAAACAAAGCGCAGCGCAAACCCAAATATATGACCAGAAGGGTTAATCGCTGTAAGGTCTGTGGACGTCCCCGGGGTTATATGAGGAAGTTCCAGATGTGTCGTGTGTGTTTCCGGAAGTATGCCAGTGAAGGCCTGATTCCCGGTGTAACAAAGTCCAGCTGGTAAGGGAGTTAAGAATGAGTATTAGCGATCCTGTAGCAGATATGCTCACAAAAATCCGGAATGCCTCCATGGCAAGTTTTGAGAAGGTTGATGTGACTCCCTCAAAGCTCAAACTGGAAATTGTGAAGATATTGAAGAACGAAGGCTACGTGAAGAACTTCAAGAAAGTGACCAAGGATGGCATCGATGTCATCAGGGTTTTCCTGAAGTATGATGAAAATGATAAGCCGATTATTCACGGCCTTCAGAAAATTTCGAAGCCCGGACGTCGGGTGTATTCGGGGTATAAAGAACTGCCCCGGATTCTGAATGGTTATGGTACCCTGATCGTTTCCACTTCCACCGGTGTAACAACCGGACGCAAGGCGAGTGAGAAAAAGGTCGGGGGAGAACTGATCTGTTCAATCTGGTAAGGGGTAATACATGTCACGAATTGGAAAACTGCCTGTGGCGATCCCACAGGGTGTGGAAGTCAATGTAACCGACGACACCTTTACCGTGAAGGGACCAAATGGAAGTCTGAGCCAGACATACAAGCCCCTGGTAAGTTTCAAATCTGAAGATAATCAGATTGTTGTAACCCGGAAGAATGAATCCAAAGAAGCAAAAAGTCTTCACGGACTCTACCGGAACCTTCTGAATAACATGGTTATTGGAGTTACCAAGGGTTTTGAACGCGCTTTGATTATAAATGGTGTTGGTTACCGTGCCGAAGTGAAGGGACAGAGCATTCTCATGAATCTTGGTTTTTCAAACCAGATCGAGTATGTAATCCCCGAAGGTGTTGAGGTACAGGTAGAGGGACAGAACAAGGTTATCATTAAAGGTAACGATAAAGTTCTGGTCGGTCGCGTTGCGTCGGAAATACGCTCATTAAGACCCCCCGAACCCTATAAGGGTAAGGGCGTACGTTATGAAGATGAGCGCATCCGCCGCAAGGAAGGAAAGACCGGTATCAAATAATAGGGCATTGATATGAAGAGAATTGTTGAGAAAAAACAAAGACTGAATCGACGGAAAATGCGTGTCCGGAGAAAGATTACCGGTACCGCTGAACGTCCCCGTCTCACCGTTTACAAGAGT
It includes:
- the rplC gene encoding 50S ribosomal protein L3 codes for the protein MIGLIGKKVGMTQVFDETGVVTPVTVVKIDPNVVVGHRTEEKDGYNAVLLGAGEMKESRVTKPYAGQFAEDVKPQQRLVEIRDFEQECKIGDTFGADLFNDISFIDVIGTSKGKGTQGVVKRWGFGGGRATHGSKFHRENGATGMAAWPSKVIKGLKMSGRMGNERVTVQNLKIVKVDAEKQVVLVKGAVPGRKNGTLILQKAKKKG
- the rplD gene encoding 50S ribosomal protein L4; amino-acid sequence: MDKKVLSVQGKEVKDISLNDSVFNREVSEGAVYHAIRNELANLRQGTASTKTRSEVRGSHRKLWKQKGTGRARMGTRQSPVWVGGGAAFGPRPRDYSYKMPRKLKRLAFKSILSMKNQNDSLIVVEDFDVENGKTKNLAGILSNLGNAERTVLIVKDEDKMIKRAGKNIPWLTTLSYNKLRAHDLFYGKKVVVLESAALKLNDFYSDEPAKAAAK
- the rplW gene encoding 50S ribosomal protein L23, with amino-acid sequence MRADEVILEPLLTEKSNGLREQNKYSFVVSPRANKIEVMKAVEALFDVKPQGCNIVSVKGKPRRVRFAVGKTASWKKAVVTLKAGDTISIFEGA
- the rplB gene encoding 50S ribosomal protein L2 translates to MGTKNYNPTTPGLRGTTGLTYEEITKGRPEKGLTKGKNGKAGRNSAGRISIRRRGGGHKRKYRVIDFARDKHGVPGVVAAIEYDPNRSANIALVQYRDGDKRYILAPRGVSVGHEILSGEGAAPKVGNALPLENIPVGTTVHNVELELGRGGQLVRAAGASAIIVAKDKDYVTVKLPSGEMRMVFKKCFATVGTVGNIDHMNVSLGKAGRSRWLGRRPKVRGVVMNPVDHPHGGGEGRTSGGRHPVSPWGMPTKGYKTRKKRKTSSRFIVKRRK
- the rpsS gene encoding 30S ribosomal protein S19, whose amino-acid sequence is MSRSIKKGPFVAKSLYKKVNEMAKGEGGKKMIKTFSRSSTIIPDMVGMTISVYNGKTWVPVYVTENLVGHKLGEFAPTRLFRGHAGSDAKAGKR
- the rplV gene encoding 50S ribosomal protein L22, which translates into the protein MAEKRGYKAHARYVLISPTKVRRVADNVRRKSYPEAIAILENLPHKGAKILQKVIQSAAANALYQNKQLDEDMLFISELMVNEGPRMKRLWRRGRGRADVLLKRMSHVTAVVDEVNKAGV
- the rpsC gene encoding 30S ribosomal protein S3, with the translated sequence MGQKVNPIGLRLGINKTWSSKWYVDPRDYADTLHEDLKLRKALKELPETRNADIAEVEIVRHPQRITLVIHTSRPGVIIGTKGATIEKIGASLQKITGKKIQLKIKEIKKPETDAQIIALDVARKLKGRSSFRRTLKMTAAQAMKGGAQGVKILISGRLGGAEMSRNEVIKQGRIPLHTLRANINYGFAEAHTTFGIIGVKVWIFKGEVLKREAKEDAGALVRKKREPREGRK
- the rplP gene encoding 50S ribosomal protein L16 codes for the protein MLSPKRLKYRKQQRNVKNSLLGKAQRGNTIAFGEYALVALGNKWVTNRQIEAARIAMTRHIKRGGKVWIRLFPDVPYTRKPAETRMGSGKGSPDAWVAVVKPGTVMFEIAGVSKELASEAMRRAASKLPIKCKFVVREDLE
- the rpmC gene encoding 50S ribosomal protein L29 — translated: MKNSFKDLTFDELVQKREELKTKIMDVRFKSVVGHVDNPLEKRNLRRQISRLNSLIYNHPDVTGDE
- the rpsQ gene encoding 30S ribosomal protein S17, which translates into the protein MENTKVKRNRRSYTGVVVSDKMDKTVVIRVTTKRTHNLYKKYVTWSKKLKVHDEANDANTGDTIRVEECRPISKNKTWRMVEIVERAR
- the rplN gene encoding 50S ribosomal protein L14, coding for MIQMQTYLTVADNSGAKRVQCIKVLGGSKRKTAGIGDIVVVSVKDALPNAPLKKGKVEKAVIVRTKSSYRRQDGTYIRFDENACVIIDANHNPKGKRIFGPVARELRDRDFMKIVSLAPEVL
- the rplX gene encoding 50S ribosomal protein L24; translated protein: MNTYTTKIKKNDQVMVVAGREKGKTGRVLRIDLKNGRILIEGVNMVKKAVRKKSQNDRGGIMEVEAPLHISNVQLVGKNGKPARAGFKLDGDKKVRVNAKTGEAL
- the rplE gene encoding 50S ribosomal protein L5, whose protein sequence is MASAVPTLKALYTDKVRKELQDEFGYKSSMQLPRIEKVIVSMGVGDAISNKKLLDVAVNELTQIAGQRAVKTRAKKSISNFKLREGMEVGAKVTLRGNRMYEFMDRLINIALPRVKDFRGVNPNAFDGHGNYSLGVTEQIIFPEIVYDRIERISGLNIAIVTTAKTDVEAKSLLGKLGMPFRK
- a CDS encoding type Z 30S ribosomal protein S14; this encodes MAKKSMINKAQRKPKYMTRRVNRCKVCGRPRGYMRKFQMCRVCFRKYASEGLIPGVTKSSW
- the rpsH gene encoding 30S ribosomal protein S8; the protein is MSISDPVADMLTKIRNASMASFEKVDVTPSKLKLEIVKILKNEGYVKNFKKVTKDGIDVIRVFLKYDENDKPIIHGLQKISKPGRRVYSGYKELPRILNGYGTLIVSTSTGVTTGRKASEKKVGGELICSIW
- the rplF gene encoding 50S ribosomal protein L6, with protein sequence MSRIGKLPVAIPQGVEVNVTDDTFTVKGPNGSLSQTYKPLVSFKSEDNQIVVTRKNESKEAKSLHGLYRNLLNNMVIGVTKGFERALIINGVGYRAEVKGQSILMNLGFSNQIEYVIPEGVEVQVEGQNKVIIKGNDKVLVGRVASEIRSLRPPEPYKGKGVRYEDERIRRKEGKTGIK